ATGCTCTTGAAATGGTTCTTTATAATCCAGCAATTTAGTGGGATTCGCCTGGGATTTCAAACACGATTTGCTTGCCAGTCAACTTGTTGTAGACAGCCTGGAAAGACTCCAGCTTGTAGTCGACCTGCTGGACATCCTTGGAGTCCAACAAGACCTTCTGGACCTTGTTGCCACCAACCATGTATCTGACTCTCTTACCGACGATCTCGGTAGGGAAAACCAAGTCCTCCAAGATCTTGTCGTGGACGGCAGTCAAAGTTCTGGATCTTGGTCTCTTCTGGAGCTGTCTAGATCTTCTGGATGGCTTTGGCAAGATTCTTCTCTCGGCCAAGAAGACGACGTGACGGTCTGggaacttcttctccaactcACGGGTCAACTTGGTTTGGACCTTGTGGTAGGCAGCCAAAGATGGGACTGGGACGAAGATAGCAATGGCCTTCTTACCGCCAGCGACATCGATCTGAGAAATAGCGAGTTAGTACTGAACGGAATCTCATTTTTCAGGACGCGCATCGCGCGCAGCAGAGCCCAGAGCGAGCCCCCGTGACGGCTGCTCCCTGCGGCACTCGACTGCCTCGCCGCCCGCGCGCATTTCCAACATTCCACTGGGCTTTAACATACTTCTCTGATAGACTTGAATTGCAAAAGTCTCAGGTCGGCCTTGACATCTGGAGAAGACGCTTCCAAGTCGACGAAAGCTTGAGCAACTTGCAATTCCAACTCAGTTGGAGCTTGGGACAAAATCTTGGCTTGAGCAGACATTGTGATGACGATCTTCGGTTCCTTGACTGGCTTGAAACACTAGAGTTCTGGTATCCAGTTATGTTTTGTCCTGCAAAAATTCGCCAGTGTCCGTCAATGCGCACGACACACTCACCACCGAGTTTCCACACCTGCGAGCCCTCGCCTGCTTCCGGAGTGCGCCGCGCCAGGCCCGCCAACCAGCGAAGCTTCCCCCGAGAGACCGCTGACCGCCCAGCGCCAGTAGGGGTTCCCGCCCAGGACAGAGGGTTCCAGGCGGAGCGCGTTGCGTCCGCCTGCGCGGGAGCCTCGCCCATCCCGCCCAGCGCACAGCATTCCACCCACTCACAAGAACACCCACGCAAGTTCTGTCCCACGCAAAAAAGTCCCAAATATTTTTCATCTGAAACTTTTCAGAAGGTAGAACGAACATATGTATGGGTTTAGCACATAGCAGTCACACAATGTTCCCCACACAAAGAAGGCTGTTGGCGGAACCGACATGGCTTACCAAACACATAAGACATCGTGGGTACAATTGAACGACAGCTCGAGATTGTGGCTCGCAGGGGTTACAGAGAATTGAGCATGCTGCTACGGCAGTGAGAGGGGCAAGATGGTGCCACGTGAGAAAGCTCAGGATCCTCGAAACCAAATCACGTGGCGATGGAGGTGAAGATGAGGCTGGATCGCTACGTACGGGAGAGTCGGGATTGAGCCTATCGCGGCCCAAGGCGGGGAAACAAAGACTAGCGCTCCTTGAATAGTTTCGTTTGAGGGGAACAGCTAGCAGTTGCGGAGTTGTAGCTGCCTCGGGCTCATAGTGTTTGTGGAAGGACAGGCTTTTGCGTCGAGGGCCCAGTAGCGGTTTTCGCATTAAATTTTTCTGACGCTGGACAGCGTGCGCCTGTGGTGCACCTGCAAAAATAGAACTCTGCGCATATTTCATTCCACAACGCACGTTCAGATGTTTCgaaatttgaaaagtcTGGTTCACACGAGCGTGCGCCGTTTTGCTGCCAAGATGACCTCCATACCCGATGTCAAGAACCTTCCCACACTCCACAGCACTCTCGAGGAAGCCAAGAGAGTGGCAGCATATAGGGCCGTGGATGAAAACCTGGACTACGCGAACCACCGTGTTATCGGCGTTGGGAGTGGGTCCACAGTGATCTACGTTGCGGAGAGACTGGGCCAGTACCTGCTCGACCCTCAGTTCTCGATTTACGCGTCGCAGTTCATTTGCATTCCCACTGGGTTCCAGTCCAAAGAGCTGATTCTCACCAACGGCTTGAGGCTCGGCTCGGTCGAGCAGTACCCGGTGATAGACATCGTGTTCGATGGTGCGGACGAAGTGGACGTCAACCTGCAGCTCATCAAGGGTGGTGGCGGGTGCTTGTTCCAGGAAAAGCTCGTCAGCACCAGCGCCAGCAAGTTTGTCGTGGTCGCAGACTACCGGAAGCGCTCGCCCAAATACCTAGGTACCAACTGGGTCAAGGGTGTGCCAATCGAGGTAGTACCCACGAGTTACATACGAGTCCTCAACGACCTCAAGACCAAGCTAAAGTGTAAAAATGCGGTCCTGAGACAGGGTGCGCCTGCAAAGGCTGGCCCTGTCGTTACTGACAATTGTAACTTCATCATAGACGCGCACTTCGGCGAGATTGAGCACCCCGAGAAGCTGCATCAAGACATCAAAATGCTGGTTGGGGTGGTGGAAACGGGCCTGTTCATTGACAACGCGTCTAAGGCGTACTTTGGGAACCCGGACGGGTCGGTTGAAATGCTGGTATGAGGCATGTCGCGTCAATGACCTCAGGCCGTCCAAAAAGCATCGAGTAGGAAAGAAACAAGCTCTATAT
The Lachancea thermotolerans CBS 6340 chromosome G complete sequence genome window above contains:
- the RPS7A gene encoding 40S ribosomal protein eS7 (highly similar to uniprot|P26786 Saccharomyces cerevisiae YOR096W), which encodes MSAQAKILSQAPTELELQVAQAFVDLEASSPDVKADLRLLQFKSIREIDVAGGKKAIAIFVPVPSLAAYHKVQTKLTRELEKKFPDRHVVFLAERRILPKPSRRSRQLQKRPRSRTLTAVHDKILEDLVFPTEIVGKRVRYMVGGNKVQKVLLDSKDVQQVDYKLESFQAVYNKLTGKQIVFEIPGESH
- the RKI1 gene encoding ribose-5-phosphate isomerase RKI1 (highly similar to uniprot|Q12189 Saccharomyces cerevisiae YOR095C RKI1 Ribose-5-phosphate ketol-isomerase) encodes the protein MFRNLKSLVHTSVRRFAAKMTSIPDVKNLPTLHSTLEEAKRVAAYRAVDENLDYANHRVIGVGSGSTVIYVAERLGQYLLDPQFSIYASQFICIPTGFQSKELILTNGLRLGSVEQYPVIDIVFDGADEVDVNLQLIKGGGGCLFQEKLVSTSASKFVVVADYRKRSPKYLGTNWVKGVPIEVVPTSYIRVLNDLKTKLKCKNAVLRQGAPAKAGPVVTDNCNFIIDAHFGEIEHPEKLHQDIKMLVGVVETGLFIDNASKAYFGNPDGSVEMLV